ATGCAGAGAGATAAATTAGTTGGAAGTATTTGTGCTAGCGGGAACTTCGAAGCAATCCGGTTCGTTTGGAATTCAGCAAATATCATGCAGAGAGATAAATTAATTGGAAGTATCTGTGCTAGTGGAAACTTCGAAGCAATCCGGTTCGTTTGGAATTCAGCGAATGTCATGCAGAGAGACAAACTTGTTGAGAGTATATGCGCTAGTAGAAACCTTGAGGCAGTCAAATTCGTCTGGAATTCCGCAAATATCATGCAAAAAAATATATTAGTTGCTTGCCTTGCAGATAGCGCATTTTGCACGGTAGACACATTTTTTGTCAAAAATGAAAATGATACTCAAGATATTTCTGAATCAACGTCTAAAGATTCACCTACAAACATAATAACGCATCAGCAGACCCCAATATTGCCGATTTTAGGTACACCCGAAAATCTTGAAAAAAGGAGTGAAAAAATGACTACTAATACGGATTATCATGTTTTTGTGAGCCACGCCAGCGAGGACAAGGACGACTTTGTCCGGCCACTGGCACACGCCTTGCGGGGTCGTGGCGTGTCTGTTTGGTACGATGAATTTTCACTATCGTGGGGAGATAGCCTCCGAAATAAAATAGACGAAGGATTAACAAAGTCACAATATGGGATTGTAGTACTTAGTCATAAATTTTTTGAAAAAAATTGGCCGCTGAAAGAGCTCGATGGCTTAATCTCACGCGAGGATACAAATACGAAAGTGATTCTTCCGATTTGGCATGGAGTGGATAGTAGCGACATTGCTAAATACTCACCTATCTTGGCAAGTAAGCTTGCTGTTTCTTCCAGCATTGGAATCTCAGGAATAGTGAATAAATTTGTTGAGCTTATTGGAGTTCAGAATATTTAAAATCTCCAAATATCAAAAACAGGAAAAGCTGAGAATACAACAAGGCTTACGACCTGCCCGAAAACCCGGCAGGTCAAAGCCATGCTCGTTGGGAAAGGAATAAATCATGAGTAACGACCGATTGCTGTATATGAGACAACCTGACTATGTTGAAGATGGTGTGCCATTTAAAAATGATCTTTTCGAAAGAAGTCTACTTGCAGAGAAGCTGACTAATTATATTTATCGACTGAAAGACGGGTGTGTCATAGGAATTGATGCTCCATGGGGGGAGGGCAAGACATATTTTGGCCGTAATTGGGCTTCACAACTCACACAACAAGGATTTAAAACAATATACCTGGATGCTTTTGAGCAAGACTATGCAGAGGACCCTTTTCTTCTGATTTCAGCAGAAATCCTCTCTGCTCTTGCAGATGCTGAACAGGACGAGAGTTGGAGTAATTTTCGTGATGCATGCGTCAAAGTAGGCAAGGCATTATTACCTGCGACCGCAAAAATAACCATTAATGCTCTAGGCAGACTAATCCTTGGAATTAATGATCTGTCAGAAATCAAGGAGGAATTTGGAGACAAGCTAGAAGAGAAACTTGGAGATGCGTCAGAGAAATTTGTTCGGCAACGTCTTCAGGATTATGAGCGTGACCGGAAAACAGCAGAACATTTCAGAATGGCTCTTTCTG
The sequence above is a segment of the Geoanaerobacter pelophilus genome. Coding sequences within it:
- a CDS encoding toll/interleukin-1 receptor domain-containing protein, producing MQRDKLVGSICASGNFEAIRFVWNSANIMQRDKLIGSICASGNFEAIRFVWNSANVMQRDKLVESICASRNLEAVKFVWNSANIMQKNILVACLADSAFCTVDTFFVKNENDTQDISESTSKDSPTNIITHQQTPILPILGTPENLEKRSEKMTTNTDYHVFVSHASEDKDDFVRPLAHALRGRGVSVWYDEFSLSWGDSLRNKIDEGLTKSQYGIVVLSHKFFEKNWPLKELDGLISREDTNTKVILPIWHGVDSSDIAKYSPILASKLAVSSSIGISGIVNKFVELIGVQNI